GGAGATCACTTGCCTATAATGGGAACTCAGCTTTCGAACCCCTTTTTGGCTTCACTGATTAAATCGAGGTAGTCCGGCTTGATGTCCAGTATCTCTGAAGCTTCGGAATCCACTTCGTAAGGTTCACCAATGAAAATCTTGCCGTATTCTTCAATATCACCGTGAAACGGGTCACCGAAGCTAATGAATTTCTGTCGGGCTTCGATGATACCGAGGTCAAAGGGTAGCGTAAAATAGAGGTCAGCAACCACCTTATCTATCCCCAGGTTGTACAGAGTCTCCCGTCCCTCCAGTGCTTCACCGCTGTACTTGCTGCTCGGTAGTAAGGTGAGCATATTCATGATACTGAGACTGCCTTTCCCATTGAAAATCTTTAGTGGCGCCACGTTTATCAGGTAATCGCTGGAGAGGATAACATTAGGGACCCAGAAGGTCGGCACGGCTAGGGGTTTGGGCAGGGGATTATCTACTTCCACCCAGGTGCAGTCTTTAACATCCAGTAACAGTACCCTCGGGAAGTCATATCCCAGTGTCTGGTATATCGGGTAGATTGGGCTTCCTCCGGGGGTACCGTCAAGTATCAGGATATCAGCATCACTGACCTGCCGGATACCTCTGATTATTGTTGTCATAATGTCCCGGCTGGTGGTTACCGGATAAGGCACCGGATAGGACGCGCTGGGCTTAATCAGGACACGCCGCGCCCTGGACACCGCCGACGGTGCCTTAAAAACAAAATCCGAAGCCTCAAATATCAAGCACTACTCCCTCTGCCTGTCTGGTCCCACCCTATAGCGCAGGCTGCAAGACAAAAATCTGAGTGGCGCCGGGTAGTTCTGCCATGCTAAACTCCGCTTCACTGGTATTGAGCTTGTTTATTCCCTGTTTCCCTTTCAGAAAATCGTCCACCCCTGATATCGGTAGCTCGCACCGATTATTTTTATAGTGCATCGGGATAATCACCTTGGGGGCTAGCTGGCGGCAAATCTCGGTGGCAGTACCAGCATCAATGGTGAAAAACCCTCCCACCGGGATGAGTAATATATCCACCTTCCCTATCTCAGCAATCTCTTTGTCACCAAGGCTGTGGCCCAGGTCGCCGAGGTGGCAGACCCTCATGCCATCAATCGCCAGGCAGAATATGATATTAGAGCCTCTCTCCGCTCCCTGCCTGGTATCATGATAGGCGGGGATACCCTCTATCTTTATTCCTTTAACCTCAGTTGGCGCGGCTTCATCGACGACCTCGGGATTGCCGGTGACCGCGGCGACGTTGTTATGGTCAAAGTGGCCGTGGCTCACGGTGACAATGTCCGCCGACTCTCTGATTTCCCCATACTTGATGCGGTCATTGGTGGCGTAGGGGTCAGTGATTAACCTGGTCCCCGTTTCTGAGGTAATCAGAAAAGTGGCGTGTCCCAACCATTTGATCTTCATGAACGAATCTCCCTTTTTATTAACCGGATTCTTTAGCCAGTGCCAGGACAAGGTTTACCAGGGTACGCGCCGGTACTCCGGTAGCCCCTTTGGGTAGCTGGTTCTGTTCCTTCTCATTCATGCTGGTACCGGCGATATCCAGATGAACCCAGGGGGTATCACCGGCGAACTCACCGACAAATTGAGCGGCGGTAATGGCGCCCCCCATTCTGCCGCCGACGTTTTTGATATCGGCTACGTCGCTCTCGTTCTGTTTCTTGTATTCCTCATACATCGGCATCTGCCAGATACGTTCTCCCGCTTCGTTGCCAGCGGCGATTATCTTATCGATCAGTTCCTGATTATTGCCGAAAGCACCGGTGCAGATGTCTCCCAGGGCGATCCTCATCGCTCCGGTGAGCGTGGCGGCGTCCACGAGAAGTTTAGCCCCCTCTTTTTTAG
Above is a window of Dehalococcoidales bacterium DNA encoding:
- a CDS encoding DUF362 domain-containing protein, whose translation is MIFEASDFVFKAPSAVSRARRVLIKPSASYPVPYPVTTSRDIMTTIIRGIRQVSDADILILDGTPGGSPIYPIYQTLGYDFPRVLLLDVKDCTWVEVDNPLPKPLAVPTFWVPNVILSSDYLINVAPLKIFNGKGSLSIMNMLTLLPSSKYSGEALEGRETLYNLGIDKVVADLYFTLPFDLGIIEARQKFISFGDPFHGDIEEYGKIFIGEPYEVDSEASEILDIKPDYLDLISEAKKGFES
- a CDS encoding MBL fold metallo-hydrolase is translated as MKIKWLGHATFLITSETGTRLITDPYATNDRIKYGEIRESADIVTVSHGHFDHNNVAAVTGNPEVVDEAAPTEVKGIKIEGIPAYHDTRQGAERGSNIIFCLAIDGMRVCHLGDLGHSLGDKEIAEIGKVDILLIPVGGFFTIDAGTATEICRQLAPKVIIPMHYKNNRCELPISGVDDFLKGKQGINKLNTSEAEFSMAELPGATQIFVLQPAL